A section of the Solitalea canadensis DSM 3403 genome encodes:
- a CDS encoding TonB family protein, whose protein sequence is MAKSQKHIHPDLLVQELKELAGRELSPEEVNLLLDSDLERDALEGFIAMKKAGINNDKVLVDLKHQLNQKIKNKERFRELPWQKLSVAATVAAVVCIGAFYIIKKQQHEKQLIAERFEVPKMLSKNDTLLIYLPDERIIHTAQIAKSDLKRFNPQHEIQADYKKTERLIVADEKPVAVVAAAPALAESAKVALSDSNYLAGKVSKDLTNANSRAALSKAFSSAIQVNGNVIDILSSDPIPDVVVIVKGTEVKTESNDQGAFNISIPNDKQQLELSKKGYSSLTIKATEITDGKLTVGLLPDVRLMAEKAIKDYLANTNNKTDEAKLAVSASAYQIYINKHIAYPKAYTEMGREGTVEVGFTVNADGSLSDFKVLRSMGADFDNPSVEVLKNGPKWLPALKSGKPVKSRQHHYVNFIHI, encoded by the coding sequence ATGGCTAAGTCGCAGAAACATATTCATCCTGATTTGCTGGTTCAAGAATTAAAAGAACTGGCCGGGCGCGAGCTTTCGCCTGAAGAAGTAAATTTATTATTGGATTCGGACCTTGAGCGCGATGCACTCGAAGGTTTTATTGCTATGAAAAAGGCCGGAATCAATAATGATAAGGTTCTTGTTGACCTTAAACATCAACTCAACCAAAAAATAAAGAATAAAGAAAGATTCAGGGAATTACCTTGGCAAAAATTAAGTGTTGCAGCAACAGTTGCTGCTGTAGTTTGTATTGGTGCATTTTACATCATAAAAAAACAGCAGCACGAAAAGCAATTGATCGCCGAACGTTTTGAGGTTCCAAAAATGCTTTCTAAGAATGATACATTGTTGATCTATCTGCCGGATGAACGTATAATTCATACAGCACAGATTGCCAAAAGTGATCTGAAACGATTCAACCCACAACATGAAATTCAGGCTGACTATAAAAAAACAGAACGCTTAATTGTTGCAGATGAAAAACCCGTAGCTGTTGTTGCTGCTGCTCCTGCATTAGCGGAGTCGGCAAAAGTGGCGCTTAGTGATTCCAATTACTTGGCAGGAAAGGTTTCAAAAGATCTTACTAACGCAAACTCAAGAGCCGCATTATCAAAAGCATTCTCCTCTGCGATACAAGTTAATGGCAATGTTATTGACATTTTAAGTTCAGATCCCATTCCTGATGTAGTAGTAATTGTAAAAGGAACCGAAGTCAAAACCGAAAGCAATGATCAGGGAGCTTTCAACATTAGTATACCAAACGATAAACAACAACTGGAGTTGTCGAAAAAAGGTTACTCATCATTAACCATTAAGGCAACCGAAATAACAGATGGTAAACTTACGGTTGGATTATTGCCCGATGTACGATTAATGGCAGAAAAAGCAATTAAAGATTACCTGGCGAATACAAATAACAAAACTGATGAAGCAAAACTTGCCGTTAGTGCATCAGCTTATCAAATTTATATAAACAAACATATTGCTTACCCCAAAGCATATACTGAAATGGGAAGAGAAGGAACTGTTGAAGTTGGATTTACTGTAAATGCGGATGGCTCGCTGAGCGACTTTAAAGTTTTGCGTAGCATGGGTGCAGATTTCGACAATCCTTCGGTTGAGGTGCTAAAAAATGGACCAAAATGGTTGCCAGCCTTAAAAAGTGGTAAACCTGTAAAAAGTCGCCAGCACCATTACGTCAATTTTATACATATTTAG
- a CDS encoding RNA polymerase sigma factor, which yields MFVKLFNKPKPKDDSELLALYRRTGDVAHLGELYGRYMELIFAVCFKYLKNEEESKDAVMHIFEKITHDLLHQHVTNWKSWIHVVAKNYCLMQLRSKKYHVEQSMVALKDDDDDMEFVSDEHHNGINDKELTLQAMEKCIHQLPEEQKICIDLFYLKQKSYKEIVDITGYDTSKVKSYIQNGKRNLKICVEKNNG from the coding sequence ATGTTTGTAAAGCTATTTAATAAACCCAAACCGAAAGATGATTCGGAATTGCTTGCGCTGTACCGCCGAACAGGTGATGTTGCGCATTTGGGTGAATTGTATGGTCGTTACATGGAACTCATTTTTGCCGTTTGCTTTAAGTACCTTAAGAACGAAGAGGAAAGCAAGGATGCAGTTATGCATATCTTTGAGAAAATTACCCACGATTTGCTTCATCAACATGTTACGAATTGGAAATCGTGGATTCATGTTGTTGCCAAAAATTACTGCCTGATGCAGCTTCGATCTAAGAAGTACCATGTGGAACAAAGCATGGTTGCATTAAAAGATGATGACGACGATATGGAATTTGTATCGGATGAGCATCATAATGGTATAAATGACAAAGAACTTACGCTACAGGCAATGGAAAAGTGTATTCATCAGTTGCCCGAGGAGCAAAAAATATGCATTGATCTTTTTTATTTAAAACAAAAAAGCTATAAAGAAATTGTTGATATAACTGGTTACGACACTTCAAAAGTGAAGAGTTACATACAAAACGGAAAGCGTAACCTTAAAATTTGTGTTGAGAAAAACAATGGCTAA
- a CDS encoding DUF4136 domain-containing protein, which yields MRKYILLFLPLIIMACASPKVTVKNEAATTNWNNYKSFDFYKLDVSGDTVSAVFKERTDLLKTAIAKNLTARGLVQNNENPDLLINIGLVVKEKVQTRETSFTDPDRPKYMGTRNYSWKSETVETGRYREGFVTLDFIEGKLKTPLWQVSADGILPEKTEQIQKNIDQTIATILKDFPIAGNGASK from the coding sequence ATGAGAAAATACATTTTATTGTTTTTGCCCTTAATTATTATGGCATGTGCAAGCCCAAAAGTTACTGTTAAAAACGAAGCTGCAACAACCAACTGGAACAATTACAAATCATTCGATTTCTATAAGCTTGATGTTAGCGGTGATACCGTTAGTGCTGTTTTTAAAGAAAGAACTGATCTACTAAAAACTGCCATTGCTAAGAATTTAACAGCCAGAGGGCTTGTACAAAATAATGAGAATCCCGATTTACTGATTAATATAGGTTTGGTAGTAAAAGAAAAGGTACAAACCCGCGAAACAAGTTTCACGGACCCTGATCGTCCCAAATATATGGGAACCAGAAATTATTCATGGAAAAGTGAAACTGTTGAAACCGGTAGATACAGGGAAGGTTTTGTAACATTAGACTTTATCGAGGGAAAACTAAAAACACCGTTATGGCAGGTAAGTGCCGATGGTATTTTGCCTGAAAAAACTGAACAAATACAAAAAAACATCGACCAGACGATCGCGACAATTTTAAAGGACTTTCCGATAGCAGGAAATGGGGCTTCAAAATAA
- the ffh gene encoding signal recognition particle protein: MFDNLSDKLDRAFKVLKGHGSITEINVAETVKEVRKALLDADVNYKTAKAFTDTVKEKALGMNVLTSVSPGQLMVKVVNDELVELMGGNVSELDIKQNPSIILIAGLNGAGKTTFTGKLANYLKTQKGKKPFLVAADVYRPAAIDQLKVLSEQIGVPVYTDYESKDPVKIAEAGIAKAKADGNTVVIIDTAGRLAIDEQMMNEIADVKAATKPHEILFVVDSMTGQDAVNTAKAFNDRLDFTGVVLTKLDGDTRGGAALSIKSVVNKPIKFIGTGEKMDAIDVFYPDRMASRILGMGDVVSLVERAQQQFDEKQAAELQKKIRKNKFDFNDFLSQLNQIKKMGNIKDLMGMIPGVGKAIKDVDIDDDAFKHIEAIIQSMTPTERENPELINGNRRQRIANGSGTSIAEVNKLLKQFEDMRKMMKVFSDPGQAAKMMRNMPKMRK, from the coding sequence ATGTTTGATAATTTATCCGATAAGCTCGACAGGGCATTTAAAGTTCTGAAGGGCCACGGCAGCATTACAGAAATTAACGTGGCTGAAACCGTTAAAGAGGTGCGTAAAGCCCTTCTTGATGCCGACGTAAACTATAAAACTGCAAAAGCATTTACTGACACTGTTAAAGAAAAGGCGTTAGGCATGAATGTGCTTACCTCTGTTTCTCCAGGGCAGTTAATGGTAAAAGTTGTAAATGATGAGTTGGTAGAGTTAATGGGCGGTAACGTCTCTGAGCTCGATATTAAACAAAACCCGTCGATCATTTTAATTGCGGGCTTAAACGGTGCGGGTAAAACCACTTTCACCGGAAAGCTTGCCAACTACCTTAAAACCCAAAAAGGGAAGAAGCCTTTCCTGGTTGCTGCAGACGTTTACCGCCCTGCGGCGATTGACCAGTTGAAAGTTCTTTCAGAACAAATTGGGGTACCGGTTTATACGGACTATGAATCTAAAGATCCGGTTAAAATTGCAGAAGCTGGTATTGCAAAAGCAAAAGCAGATGGTAATACTGTAGTCATCATTGACACTGCCGGTCGTTTAGCGATCGATGAGCAAATGATGAATGAGATTGCTGATGTTAAAGCTGCGACCAAGCCACATGAGATTTTATTTGTGGTTGACTCAATGACGGGTCAGGATGCTGTAAATACGGCAAAAGCATTTAATGATCGTCTGGATTTCACCGGTGTTGTATTAACCAAATTAGATGGTGATACTCGTGGCGGTGCGGCACTTTCAATTAAGTCTGTAGTTAATAAACCCATTAAATTTATTGGTACGGGCGAAAAGATGGACGCAATTGATGTGTTCTATCCTGATCGTATGGCTTCGCGTATCCTGGGAATGGGTGACGTGGTTTCCCTTGTTGAACGTGCTCAACAGCAGTTTGACGAAAAACAAGCTGCTGAACTTCAGAAAAAGATCCGTAAAAACAAATTTGACTTTAACGACTTCCTTTCTCAATTGAATCAAATCAAGAAAATGGGTAACATTAAAGATTTGATGGGTATGATTCCTGGGGTTGGGAAAGCAATTAAAGATGTTGACATTGATGATGATGCATTTAAACACATTGAAGCGATCATTCAGTCAATGACTCCGACCGAACGTGAAAACCCTGAATTAATCAACGGAAACCGTCGTCAGCGTATTGCAAACGGTAGCGGAACTTCTATTGCCGAAGTAAATAAATTATTGAAGCAATTTGAAGACATGCGCAAGATGATGAAGGTATTTTCAGATCCGGGGCAAGCAGCAAAAATGATGCGTAATATGCCTAAAATGCGCAAATAA
- a CDS encoding M1 family metallopeptidase, translated as MSLKKALFPVLLTGFCLTSVHAQLMDGNKHFTRADTLRGTLSAERACYDVSFYHLDIKIDPTDQTIEGYNDITFKTVKNFKRIQVDLFPNMKVEKITWNGKELTYKREFGAVFIEFPEVVKTPSSQTIRFYYSGKPIVAKRAPWDGGFVWTKDKAGDPWIGVACQGTGASLWWPNKDHQSDEPDSMMISIAVPSELMNVSNGRLRSKADLNNGYTKYNWFVSNPINNYDVSVNIAKYAHFSDKYNDLDLDYYVLRENLEKAKEQFKQVKPMMSCFEKRFGPYPFYEDGYKLVETPYLGMEHQSCVAYGNKYKNGYLGNDLTGSGVGTKFDFIIIHESGHEWFGNSVTSKDIADMWIHESFTNYSESIYAECEFGHDDYLKHINGYKHSVRNDEPIIGSYGVNAEGSGDMYYKGGLMLHTIRSIVGDSVFFGALKGVALKFRHQTVTTNDIIDFFNKKTGKDLTKVFYQYLKYTHIPTLELKKDNNVVSYRWKADVPGFDMPIKVSLNNGKWQTIVPSPSWQSLPVKAVSEIVVAEDLYYIDIKKL; from the coding sequence ATGTCATTGAAGAAAGCCCTTTTTCCTGTTTTACTAACAGGTTTTTGCCTTACATCAGTTCATGCTCAATTAATGGATGGCAATAAACATTTCACCCGAGCCGACACACTACGAGGTACCCTAAGTGCTGAACGAGCTTGTTATGATGTTAGTTTTTATCACTTGGATATTAAAATTGATCCCACAGATCAAACTATTGAAGGATATAATGACATCACTTTTAAAACTGTAAAAAATTTTAAAAGAATTCAGGTTGATCTGTTTCCTAACATGAAAGTTGAAAAGATCACCTGGAACGGTAAAGAACTTACTTACAAAAGAGAATTTGGCGCTGTTTTTATCGAATTCCCCGAAGTTGTTAAAACCCCTTCTTCTCAAACCATCCGTTTTTATTATTCCGGAAAACCCATAGTTGCTAAAAGAGCCCCATGGGATGGTGGTTTTGTATGGACCAAAGATAAAGCGGGAGATCCTTGGATTGGAGTGGCCTGTCAGGGAACCGGAGCTAGTTTATGGTGGCCTAACAAAGATCACCAAAGCGACGAACCAGATAGTATGATGATCAGCATTGCCGTGCCTAGTGAACTAATGAATGTGTCGAATGGGCGGTTAAGATCGAAGGCAGACCTAAATAACGGATATACTAAGTATAACTGGTTTGTCAGCAATCCAATTAACAACTACGATGTTTCGGTGAACATTGCAAAATATGCTCACTTTAGCGACAAGTACAACGATCTTGACCTTGATTATTATGTGCTTCGTGAAAATCTTGAAAAAGCAAAAGAGCAGTTTAAGCAAGTGAAGCCAATGATGTCTTGTTTCGAAAAACGATTTGGGCCTTATCCATTTTATGAAGATGGCTACAAACTTGTAGAAACACCTTATTTAGGAATGGAGCATCAAAGTTGCGTAGCCTATGGCAACAAATACAAGAACGGTTACCTTGGTAATGATTTAACCGGCTCTGGCGTAGGCACTAAATTTGATTTTATCATCATTCATGAAAGCGGGCACGAGTGGTTCGGCAACAGTGTAACATCAAAAGATATTGCCGACATGTGGATCCACGAAAGCTTTACCAATTATTCCGAGTCGATTTATGCTGAATGTGAGTTTGGTCACGACGATTATTTAAAACATATCAATGGCTATAAGCACAGTGTAAGAAATGACGAACCAATTATTGGCTCTTATGGTGTAAATGCGGAAGGTTCTGGCGACATGTATTACAAAGGAGGCTTAATGCTTCACACCATCAGAAGTATTGTGGGCGATTCAGTGTTTTTTGGTGCCTTGAAGGGAGTAGCACTTAAGTTCAGACATCAAACAGTAACCACCAATGATATTATTGATTTCTTTAATAAGAAAACAGGTAAGGATCTGACTAAAGTTTTCTATCAGTATTTAAAATATACACACATCCCAACATTAGAACTTAAGAAAGATAACAATGTTGTATCTTACCGCTGGAAGGCAGATGTTCCGGGGTTTGACATGCCAATTAAAGTTTCTCTTAATAACGGCAAATGGCAAACCATTGTTCCGAGTCCAAGCTGGCAGTCACTGCCTGTTAAAGCAGTTTCTGAGATTGTTGTAGCGGAAGACCTTTATTATATTGACATCAAAAAGTTATAA
- a CDS encoding carboxy terminal-processing peptidase, giving the protein MIKKLMLEAVAFSFVISSCSATPPRLTTDVGSGKFDLKPEPKHYTVAKVITSAIEEYHYKSVKLDDSLSSQIFNKYLKDLDGSRSMLLASDVKDFEQFRYQIDNQLDAGDLTAGYYIYNHYADRLSQRVDYALALLKTKMNLDSTDTYVLDREKEPWFATTTDLNNYWNKRIRYELINQKLISKDDKKAYDIITKRYENLKSQLAKLKSEDVFETYMNAFSSTVEPHTVYLSPKSSTDFKIDMSRSLEGIGATLRSENEYTKVVQLTKGGPAEKSKQMQPNDRIIAVAQGKDGEFEDVVGWRIDDVVGKIRGPKGTTVRLQILPAGADANANPKTVVLIRDKVVLEEQKAQSEVKQVTYNGKPYKIGVITVPAFYIDWDAMRKGDPNYTSTTRDVKNALVKFKAEGVDGVVMDLRNNGGGSLKEAIELTGLFIKTGPVVQVREAGGKVTVNEDKDPEITYTGPLTVMINRFSASASEIFSAAIQDYHRGLIIGSQSYGKGTVQTAAAINELINKPDNLGQLNLTVAKFYRISGGSTQHKGVIPDITFPSMFPASEFGESSEPTALPWDQIAPAQYAPLGKLDGIKSVVVTDHEKRMEVSQEYKYILEDIKEFDKNRAQKTVVLNIDQLKKERDQKDDEELVRYNQRRSALGEKPVAKGADRVPLNNDYVKDESLEITAEYVSKVTPNTIAETLQKKF; this is encoded by the coding sequence ATGATAAAAAAATTGATGCTGGAAGCCGTAGCGTTTTCGTTTGTGATCAGTTCTTGTTCGGCAACTCCTCCTCGTCTGACTACCGATGTTGGCTCCGGAAAGTTTGACCTGAAACCGGAACCCAAGCATTATACGGTAGCAAAAGTTATTACAAGTGCCATCGAAGAGTACCACTATAAAAGTGTAAAGCTCGATGATTCTCTTTCTTCTCAGATTTTCAATAAATACTTGAAAGATTTGGACGGCTCAAGAAGCATGCTTTTGGCCTCCGACGTAAAAGATTTTGAACAATTCCGTTATCAAATTGATAACCAATTAGACGCTGGCGACCTTACCGCAGGGTATTATATTTATAATCACTATGCTGATCGTTTAAGTCAACGGGTTGATTATGCCTTAGCATTATTGAAAACCAAGATGAATCTTGATTCAACTGATACCTATGTACTTGATCGTGAAAAAGAGCCTTGGTTTGCAACAACAACCGACCTTAATAATTATTGGAATAAACGCATCCGTTATGAACTGATCAACCAAAAATTAATCAGTAAGGACGATAAGAAAGCATACGATATTATTACCAAGCGTTACGAGAATTTAAAGTCTCAATTGGCGAAACTTAAAAGTGAGGATGTTTTCGAAACCTACATGAATGCGTTTTCGTCAACAGTTGAACCTCATACTGTTTATCTTTCTCCAAAATCATCAACAGACTTTAAGATTGATATGTCGCGCTCCCTGGAAGGAATTGGCGCCACTCTTCGTTCAGAGAACGAATACACAAAAGTGGTTCAACTAACCAAAGGAGGCCCGGCAGAGAAAAGTAAACAGATGCAACCAAACGATCGTATTATTGCTGTTGCCCAAGGAAAAGACGGTGAGTTTGAAGATGTGGTAGGTTGGAGAATTGACGACGTAGTGGGTAAAATACGAGGTCCTAAAGGAACAACCGTTCGTTTGCAAATTCTACCTGCTGGTGCTGACGCTAACGCTAATCCAAAAACAGTGGTACTGATAAGAGATAAAGTGGTTTTGGAAGAGCAAAAAGCACAAAGTGAAGTAAAGCAAGTAACGTATAATGGCAAGCCCTATAAAATAGGTGTAATTACAGTTCCTGCATTTTATATCGATTGGGATGCAATGCGTAAAGGAGATCCTAATTATACCTCAACTACCCGTGATGTAAAAAACGCATTGGTGAAATTTAAGGCTGAAGGAGTAGACGGTGTTGTTATGGACCTTCGCAATAATGGAGGAGGCTCTTTGAAAGAAGCAATAGAACTTACGGGTTTGTTTATTAAAACAGGTCCGGTTGTTCAGGTGCGTGAGGCAGGTGGCAAAGTAACGGTTAATGAAGATAAAGATCCGGAGATTACTTATACCGGACCGTTAACAGTTATGATTAACCGCTTTAGTGCGTCTGCTTCAGAAATTTTCTCGGCAGCAATACAAGATTACCATAGAGGATTGATCATCGGTTCTCAAAGCTACGGTAAGGGTACTGTTCAAACTGCTGCTGCAATTAACGAGTTAATTAATAAGCCAGATAATTTAGGTCAGCTTAATTTGACTGTTGCTAAGTTCTATCGTATCAGCGGTGGGAGTACGCAACACAAAGGAGTAATTCCAGATATTACTTTCCCAAGCATGTTCCCAGCAAGTGAATTTGGTGAAAGCTCAGAGCCAACAGCACTGCCTTGGGATCAGATTGCACCAGCGCAATATGCACCACTTGGAAAACTTGACGGAATTAAATCGGTTGTTGTAACCGATCATGAGAAACGCATGGAAGTTAGTCAGGAGTATAAATATATTCTTGAGGATATAAAAGAGTTTGATAAAAACCGTGCTCAAAAAACAGTTGTTCTTAACATTGATCAGCTTAAAAAAGAACGTGATCAAAAAGATGACGAAGAACTTGTACGATATAATCAGCGCCGCTCAGCCTTAGGTGAAAAGCCTGTTGCAAAAGGTGCCGACAGAGTTCCTTTAAACAATGATTATGTTAAGGATGAGAGTTTAGAAATTACTGCTGAATATGTTAGTAAGGTAACTCCAAATACCATCGCCGAAACACTTCAAAAGAAGTTTTAA